One segment of Dissulfurirhabdus thermomarina DNA contains the following:
- a CDS encoding TIGR04219 family outer membrane beta-barrel protein yields MNISVKSRLWMAALAAAVLLLPAHRALALGLEGAVGYWVQDPSGTAEYAPLSALDTLDIERDLGYDSESKPFARLKADLMLLKLYGMATPMKFDGTGAKAVNFKFGNRVFTANVPVDSETQLDHYDVALLFDVPFLGTLTNDVLRAELGLNARIIDFSIEVKQPTTGLREAESYTLALPMVYAGVQFKPFDSLSIEAEGRGITYNGDSYYDLIGRVKLSPVPLFFVAGGYRYENLDVDENDVVVDLEFAGPFVEVGLEF; encoded by the coding sequence ATGAACATTTCGGTCAAGTCTCGCCTGTGGATGGCCGCCCTGGCGGCGGCGGTGCTGCTCCTCCCGGCTCACCGGGCCCTGGCCCTGGGGCTCGAGGGGGCGGTGGGCTACTGGGTCCAGGATCCCTCCGGGACGGCGGAGTATGCGCCGCTGTCCGCCCTGGACACCCTGGACATCGAGCGTGATCTCGGCTACGACTCCGAGAGCAAGCCCTTCGCGCGGCTCAAGGCCGACCTCATGCTCCTCAAGCTCTACGGCATGGCGACCCCCATGAAGTTCGACGGCACGGGGGCCAAGGCCGTGAACTTCAAGTTCGGCAACCGGGTCTTCACCGCCAACGTCCCGGTGGATTCCGAGACCCAGCTGGACCACTACGACGTGGCACTCCTCTTCGACGTCCCCTTCCTCGGGACCCTCACCAACGACGTCCTCCGGGCGGAGCTCGGCCTGAACGCCCGCATCATCGACTTCAGCATCGAGGTCAAGCAGCCCACCACCGGGCTCCGGGAGGCCGAGAGCTACACCCTGGCCCTGCCCATGGTCTATGCCGGGGTGCAGTTCAAGCCCTTCGATTCCTTGAGCATCGAGGCGGAGGGGCGGGGCATCACCTACAACGGGGATTCCTACTACGACCTCATCGGCCGTGTGAAGCTGAGCCCCGTTCCGCTCTTCTTCGTGGCCGGGGGGTACCGCTACGAGAACCTCGACGTGGACGAGAACGACGTGGTGGTGGACCTCGAGTTCGCCGGTCCCTTCGTGGAGGTGGGCCTGGAGTTCTAG
- a CDS encoding tetratricopeptide repeat protein, which translates to MAKRESPRTRRDHREDRGVLEVRLGGDATGSNAVIGDSRDAIEELLARASRAQAEGRLAAAAELFRRALDRRPDFAPAWNALGVVFLGLDRPAEAAAAFGAALRLDPDHPQAAYNLARLDQVGGRPEAAAARYEALLRRHPGYGAAWHNLADILRGQGRVEEALAAARRAVEAAPDLAEAWNLLGVLLDDLDRPAEAAAAYRSALERRPGYVAAHFNLGLSLQRAGRLEEAARHYRAVLAARPGDASARFLLGSLGAADGERAPAAPAEYVRRVFDGCAARFEALLVDRLDYRTPEVLFELVRPFVAPGVRILDLGCGTGLGSERYRPLADLLVGMDLSPGMLAQAARKGTYDRLVEGDILGDWGDVGDAFDLVVCADVLVYVGELGPVVRRVHRALAPGGLWAFSVEALPDEPGAAEAPFRLCPTGRYQHRVAAVEVLCAEAGLRLEAERPATLRLEAGAPVAGWLAVFRRPGGDP; encoded by the coding sequence ATGGCTAAGCGAGAATCGCCAAGGACAAGGCGCGACCATCGCGAGGACCGAGGCGTACTTGAAGTACGCCTCGGTGGCGACGCGACGGGAAGCAACGCCGTCATCGGCGATTCTCGCGACGCCATCGAGGAACTCCTCGCCCGCGCCTCCCGCGCCCAGGCGGAGGGGCGGCTCGCGGCGGCGGCCGAGCTCTTCCGCCGGGCCCTCGACCGGCGCCCGGATTTCGCCCCGGCCTGGAACGCCCTGGGGGTGGTGTTCCTCGGCCTGGACCGGCCGGCGGAGGCGGCGGCGGCCTTCGGGGCGGCGCTTCGCCTGGATCCGGACCACCCCCAGGCGGCCTACAACCTGGCCCGGCTGGACCAGGTGGGCGGCCGGCCCGAGGCGGCGGCGGCACGGTACGAGGCCCTGCTCCGGCGGCACCCGGGCTATGGGGCCGCCTGGCACAACCTGGCCGACATCCTCCGGGGGCAGGGGCGGGTGGAGGAGGCCCTGGCCGCGGCCCGGAGGGCCGTGGAGGCCGCGCCGGATCTCGCCGAGGCCTGGAACCTCCTGGGCGTCCTCCTCGACGACCTGGACCGGCCGGCGGAGGCGGCGGCCGCCTACCGGTCGGCCCTGGAACGGCGCCCCGGCTACGTGGCCGCCCACTTCAACCTGGGGCTCTCCCTGCAGCGGGCCGGGCGGCTGGAGGAGGCGGCCCGGCATTACCGGGCGGTCCTGGCGGCCCGCCCGGGAGACGCCTCCGCCCGTTTCCTGCTCGGGAGCCTGGGGGCGGCGGACGGGGAACGGGCGCCGGCGGCCCCGGCGGAGTACGTCCGGAGGGTCTTCGATGGGTGTGCCGCCCGCTTCGAGGCCCTCCTCGTGGACCGGCTGGACTACCGCACCCCCGAGGTCCTCTTCGAACTGGTCCGTCCCTTCGTCGCCCCCGGGGTCCGCATCCTCGACCTCGGGTGCGGGACGGGGCTCGGCTCGGAGCGCTACCGGCCCCTGGCCGATCTCCTGGTCGGGATGGACCTCTCCCCCGGCATGCTGGCCCAGGCCGCCCGGAAGGGGACCTACGACCGGCTCGTGGAGGGAGACATCCTCGGTGACTGGGGGGATGTCGGGGACGCCTTCGACCTGGTGGTCTGCGCCGACGTCCTCGTCTACGTGGGGGAACTCGGGCCGGTGGTCCGGCGGGTGCACCGGGCGCTGGCCCCCGGCGGGCTCTGGGCCTTCTCCGTGGAGGCCCTGCCGGACGAACCGGGGGCGGCAGAGGCGCCATTCCGGCTCTGCCCCACGGGCCGGTACCAGCACCGGGTGGCGGCGGTCGAGGTCCTCTGCGCGGAGGCCGGCCTCCGCCTCGAGGCGGAGCGGCCGGCCACGCTTCGCCTCGAGGCCGGCGCGCCCGTGGCGGGCTGGCTGGCGGTGTTCCGGCGGCCGGGGGGCGACCCCTAG